The genomic interval CGGGGACCATCCGGATACAGCCGTGCGACTGCTCTTCGACCGGCCCGATGTGGGTGGCGATGTCCCCGTTGAAGAACACGGCCCACTTCATCGGCACATGGTGCATGGTGCTCCAGTGGTCCTCGCGTTTGAACGCGACCTTGAACACCCCGGGCGGAGTCTCGTAGCCCGGACGGCCGTGTGAGATCGGGGTGGGACCGTAGGTCACCTTCCCGTCCTCCATCAGCCACGCCTCATTCATGGACTTGCTCATACACACCTTCGCGCCGGCCGCCGT from Nocardia goodfellowii carries:
- a CDS encoding L,D-transpeptidase, whose amino-acid sequence is MSSTRVRRASAGYALLAGIAAAGFLTAPAAHADPLWPGGPDVPGVPAIVPPPPAPPVIAPCTAAGAKVCMSKSMNEAWLMEDGKVTYGPTPISHGRPGYETPPGVFKVAFKREDHWSTMHHVPMKWAVFFNGDIATHIGPVEEQSHGCIRMVPEGAERLYHHVNPGDIIEVIE